In a genomic window of bacterium:
- a CDS encoding DUF4412 domain-containing protein yields MRNFAKVLAGLVLVAGVGVARADFEGVVDYHITMSDNKQMDTEYMIKGKKIRINMSHGGNDTSSIMDMGGKKITTLMHKQKMYMVHSIDQAAKTASKHAPEGKVSKASGTKNILGYTCEHWIYEGKNSKVDFWGAKGLGTFMGMGNSQGGASKEDDWTKAFKDKGVFPLEVDTNLKDHKTMTMVATKVDKKSLDSGLFEVPAGYKKMDMPDMSGMMGGKDGKKPSKEDILKMMEKYKH; encoded by the coding sequence ATGAGGAACTTCGCCAAGGTTTTGGCCGGATTGGTCTTAGTGGCCGGCGTGGGCGTGGCCCGGGCCGATTTCGAGGGCGTGGTGGATTACCACATCACCATGAGCGACAACAAGCAGATGGACACCGAGTACATGATCAAGGGCAAGAAGATCCGCATCAATATGAGCCATGGCGGGAACGACACTTCGTCCATCATGGACATGGGGGGGAAGAAGATCACGACCCTCATGCATAAACAGAAGATGTACATGGTCCACAGCATCGACCAGGCCGCGAAGACCGCTTCCAAGCATGCCCCCGAGGGAAAGGTCAGCAAGGCCTCCGGCACCAAGAACATCTTGGGTTATACCTGTGAGCATTGGATCTACGAAGGGAAGAACAGCAAGGTCGACTTCTGGGGCGCCAAGGGCCTGGGAACCTTCATGGGCATGGGCAATAGCCAGGGCGGAGCATCCAAAGAGGACGATTGGACGAAGGCCTTCAAAGACAAGGGTGTGTTCCCCTTGGAAGTGGATACGAACTTGAAGGACCACAAGACGATGACCATGGTGGCGACCAAGGTCGATAAGAAGTCGCTCGATTCCGGTCTTTTCGAGGTCCCGGCGGGCTATAAAAAAATGGATATGCCCGACATGAGCGGCATGATGGGTGGCAAGGACGGAAAGAAACCCTCGAAAGAGGACATCCTGAAAATGATGGAGAAGTACAAGCATTGA
- a CDS encoding GxxExxY protein, translating to MKTISIDETNIVSGKVIDAAMEVHRALGPGLLESVYEACLFEELKEKGLKVLRQESLPVFYKGRKIEAGFRLDLYVEDCLVIELKTVDEILPIHEAQLMTYLKLTGDRVGLLLNFNVRLLKDGIKRVIL from the coding sequence ATGAAGACGATATCCATTGATGAGACCAATATCGTATCGGGAAAAGTCATCGATGCTGCGATGGAAGTCCATCGTGCTTTGGGGCCCGGGTTATTGGAAAGCGTCTATGAAGCTTGCTTGTTCGAGGAGCTGAAGGAGAAGGGCCTTAAGGTATTGCGGCAAGAATCCTTGCCCGTCTTTTATAAGGGACGGAAGATCGAGGCGGGCTTCCGGCTGGATCTTTATGTTGAGGACTGTTTAGTGATCGAGTTGAAGACGGTGGATGAAATACTCCCCATCCATGAGGCTCAGCTTATGACCTATTTAAAGTTGACCGGAGATCGGGTCGGTCTTTTGTTGAATTTCAATGTTCGTTTACTGAAGGACGGGATCAAAAGGGTGATTCTATGA